A genomic segment from Blastococcus sp. PRF04-17 encodes:
- a CDS encoding HNH endonuclease signature motif containing protein — MDGSTMRGDTGGFAPPAGRASGPVGVVQAADREIARLTAVRGRALAEFARSRPASADRQPGEPGAMSAVRRAARPAVLADVSEWAASELSIGSSISKQAPQQRLERSLLLVDRLPGTVAALESGLLHDGHLFPMLERVAVVADGARRAELERDVLAWVAARAARRQITTPAQLTDRLRRTGLGRDPKQEADDLLAALNDRGVWVRPDRRAGMGVLQALLTVPEAQAVVDSLGRHADALDDPADPRTRGQKMADVLLDMVLRPGKAGLPPVQAQLTLVAGVRTALGGGAPGEISGQPVPAELVRAVARALGLLGGPGTAPAPEPAAEPAAEPNVVATVVGAPEEAWPARLREKWERAVAADTARALAGVWGGCLDEPPPEVQQRLWDEEGQWDEEFERIVGPPPEDTAETGTDAVPADSSWAAAHAAVEAAGLALLSFQQAVGRASAVVGNAWRADQREEDAWREGTGRFDAASSDLEALRLASEAQREELAGLLDRTGGGTLVDRPRIALVDELTGTLLALTDARELRRLTQCGRPACRRRPQTCDHDLTGRPGLRPPPASEGHDPGAALDRYLRARDRTCRFPGCRRRTCELDHKVPWPDGPTSAENLEGFCTGDHRGKHQAPGWTYGLTADGTVTVTTPTGLTATTDPPPF, encoded by the coding sequence ATGGACGGCTCGACGATGCGGGGGGACACCGGTGGGTTCGCGCCGCCGGCGGGTCGGGCGTCGGGTCCGGTGGGCGTGGTGCAGGCGGCGGATCGGGAGATCGCTCGGCTCACGGCGGTGCGAGGGCGGGCGCTCGCCGAGTTCGCCCGGTCGCGACCGGCGTCGGCCGACCGGCAGCCGGGGGAGCCCGGAGCGATGAGTGCGGTCCGTCGTGCGGCCCGGCCCGCGGTGCTGGCCGACGTCTCGGAGTGGGCGGCGAGCGAGCTGTCGATCGGCTCGTCCATCAGCAAGCAGGCCCCGCAGCAGCGGCTGGAGCGGTCGTTGCTGCTGGTCGATCGGCTGCCGGGCACGGTGGCGGCGTTGGAGTCGGGCTTGCTGCACGACGGGCACCTGTTCCCGATGCTCGAGCGGGTCGCCGTGGTGGCCGACGGTGCCCGGCGGGCCGAACTGGAGCGGGACGTGCTGGCCTGGGTGGCCGCGCGAGCAGCCCGCCGGCAGATCACCACCCCGGCGCAGCTGACCGATCGGCTGCGTCGGACCGGTCTGGGCCGCGATCCGAAGCAGGAGGCCGACGACCTGCTGGCCGCGCTGAACGATCGAGGGGTGTGGGTGCGGCCCGATCGCCGCGCGGGCATGGGCGTCCTGCAGGCCCTGCTGACGGTGCCCGAAGCGCAGGCGGTGGTCGACTCGCTCGGCCGGCACGCCGACGCCCTGGACGACCCGGCCGACCCTCGTACCCGCGGGCAGAAGATGGCCGACGTGCTGCTGGACATGGTCCTGCGGCCGGGCAAGGCCGGTCTCCCGCCGGTGCAGGCCCAGCTGACCCTCGTGGCGGGGGTGCGTACTGCCCTGGGCGGCGGCGCTCCCGGGGAGATCAGCGGGCAGCCGGTGCCGGCCGAGCTGGTCCGTGCGGTCGCCCGCGCCCTCGGCCTGCTGGGCGGACCGGGCACCGCGCCTGCCCCCGAGCCGGCTGCGGAGCCGGCTGCTGAGCCGAACGTCGTCGCGACGGTGGTGGGCGCGCCGGAGGAAGCCTGGCCGGCTCGGCTGCGCGAGAAGTGGGAGCGAGCCGTGGCCGCCGACACCGCCCGCGCGCTGGCCGGGGTGTGGGGTGGCTGCCTGGACGAGCCACCCCCGGAGGTGCAGCAGCGGCTCTGGGACGAGGAAGGCCAGTGGGACGAGGAGTTCGAGAGAATCGTCGGGCCGCCACCTGAGGACACCGCCGAGACCGGGACGGATGCGGTGCCCGCGGACTCCTCGTGGGCGGCGGCGCACGCCGCGGTGGAGGCGGCGGGCCTTGCCCTGCTGTCCTTCCAACAGGCGGTCGGCCGGGCCTCGGCCGTGGTCGGGAACGCCTGGCGGGCCGATCAGCGGGAGGAGGACGCCTGGCGGGAGGGAACCGGTCGGTTCGACGCCGCGTCCAGCGATCTGGAGGCGCTGCGGCTGGCCTCGGAGGCGCAGCGCGAGGAGCTGGCTGGGCTGCTGGACCGCACCGGCGGCGGCACGTTGGTCGACCGGCCGCGCATCGCGCTGGTCGACGAGCTGACCGGAACGCTGCTGGCCCTGACCGACGCCCGTGAGTTGCGCCGCCTGACGCAGTGTGGCCGGCCGGCCTGCCGACGCCGTCCGCAGACGTGCGACCACGACCTCACCGGACGCCCCGGACTCAGGCCGCCGCCGGCCAGCGAGGGGCACGACCCCGGCGCGGCCCTGGATCGATACCTCCGTGCCCGGGACAGGACCTGCCGATTCCCGGGGTGCCGGCGCCGGACATGCGAGCTCGACCACAAGGTTCCCTGGCCCGACGGGCCGACCAGCGCCGAGAACCTCGAAGGCTTCTGCACCGGCGATCATCGCGGCAAGCACCAGGCCCCCGGCTGGACCTACGGTCTGACGGCCGACGGCACGGTCACCGTCACCACGCCCACGGGGCTCACGGCCACCACCGACCCGCCACCCTTCTAG
- a CDS encoding FAD-binding protein — MNRITGGTPELDLAQIEQEIVCRDREVAHPFTKDLQITAIRGARNYLGDKLIRVAPPHRILDPEAGPLIAVRLNLITRKTLGGLETDLSGRVLRPGGDPFPGLYAAGEIAGFGGGGMHGYRSLEGTFLGGCLFSGRVAGRAAAAAL, encoded by the coding sequence ATGAACCGGATCACCGGAGGGACGCCGGAGCTCGACCTGGCCCAGATCGAGCAGGAGATCGTCTGCCGCGACCGCGAGGTCGCCCACCCGTTCACCAAGGACCTGCAGATCACCGCGATCCGGGGCGCCCGCAACTACCTGGGCGACAAGCTGATCCGCGTCGCGCCGCCGCACCGGATCCTCGACCCGGAGGCCGGCCCGCTGATCGCGGTCCGGCTCAACCTGATCACCCGCAAGACCCTCGGCGGCCTGGAGACCGACCTGTCCGGGCGCGTGCTCCGGCCGGGCGGCGACCCGTTCCCCGGGCTGTACGCGGCCGGGGAGATCGCCGGCTTCGGCGGCGGCGGCATGCACGGCTACCGGTCGCTGGAGGGCACCTTCCTCGGTGGCTGCCTGTTCTCCGGGCGCGTCGCCGGGCGTGCGGCCGCCGCTGCGCTGTGA
- a CDS encoding anthranilate synthase component I has product MRFGVTSPTREEFAALQQPLVPVTRKLLADSETAVGIYRKLAGNRPGTVLLESAEQGKRWSRYSFVGVRSAGVLTERDGVTQWLGDDVPGLTDELPPDPLAAVRTLSRRLRSPRVPDLPPLTGGLVGYLGYDVVRRLERLPQTSVDDLGMPELAMMFVTDLAVLDHTDGSVLLIANAFRSAPGDPGVAWDDAVARLDAMATDLTKAVPPGVAVLERADTPPVTSNMRPGVFEDGVERVREHIRAGDAFQVVLAQRFELASDVDALDLYRVLRATNPSPYMYLLRFAGRETPFDVVGSSPEALVTVTGTSAVVHPPAGTRPRGATEEEDLRLAESLLADPKERAEHVMLVDLARNDLGRVCVPGTVEVPDFMRIEQYSHVMHLVSTVTGEVADGHDALDVFDATFPAGTVSGAPKPRAMEIIESLEPTRRALYAGTVGYVDASGDMDMAIAIRTAVLHQGRAYVQAGAGIVADSDAATEEAETRHKARAVLSAIATAERLREVR; this is encoded by the coding sequence GTGAGATTCGGGGTCACGAGTCCGACGCGCGAGGAGTTCGCCGCGCTCCAGCAGCCGCTCGTCCCGGTGACGCGCAAGCTGCTTGCCGACAGCGAGACCGCCGTGGGCATCTACCGCAAGCTCGCCGGCAACCGGCCCGGCACGGTGCTGCTGGAGTCGGCCGAGCAGGGCAAGCGCTGGTCGCGGTACAGCTTCGTCGGCGTCCGCAGCGCCGGTGTCCTCACCGAACGCGACGGCGTCACGCAGTGGCTCGGGGACGACGTCCCGGGGCTGACCGACGAGCTGCCGCCCGATCCGCTGGCCGCCGTCCGCACGCTCAGCCGGCGGCTGCGCTCGCCGCGGGTGCCGGACCTCCCGCCGCTGACCGGGGGCCTGGTCGGTTACCTGGGCTACGACGTCGTCCGCCGTCTCGAGCGGCTGCCGCAGACCAGCGTCGACGACCTCGGGATGCCCGAGCTCGCGATGATGTTCGTGACCGACCTGGCGGTGCTGGACCACACCGACGGCTCCGTGCTGCTCATCGCCAACGCCTTCCGCTCGGCACCCGGCGACCCGGGGGTCGCGTGGGACGACGCCGTGGCGCGCCTGGACGCGATGGCCACCGACCTCACCAAGGCCGTGCCGCCGGGTGTGGCCGTCCTCGAGCGTGCCGACACCCCACCGGTGACGAGCAACATGCGGCCCGGGGTCTTCGAGGACGGCGTCGAGCGGGTGCGCGAGCACATCAGGGCGGGGGACGCGTTCCAGGTCGTGCTGGCCCAGCGCTTCGAGCTCGCCTCGGACGTCGACGCGCTCGACCTGTACCGGGTGCTCCGGGCGACCAACCCCTCGCCGTACATGTACCTGCTCCGGTTCGCCGGCCGCGAGACGCCGTTCGACGTCGTGGGCTCCTCGCCGGAGGCGCTGGTGACGGTGACGGGCACGTCCGCGGTGGTGCACCCGCCGGCCGGCACCCGCCCGCGGGGTGCGACGGAGGAGGAGGACCTGCGGCTGGCCGAGAGTCTGCTCGCCGACCCCAAGGAGCGCGCCGAGCACGTCATGCTCGTCGACCTGGCCCGCAACGACCTGGGCCGGGTGTGCGTCCCCGGGACCGTCGAGGTGCCCGACTTCATGCGGATCGAGCAGTACAGCCACGTCATGCACCTGGTGTCGACGGTGACCGGGGAGGTGGCCGACGGTCACGACGCGCTCGACGTCTTCGACGCGACGTTCCCGGCGGGCACCGTCTCGGGGGCGCCCAAGCCGCGGGCCATGGAGATCATCGAGTCGCTCGAGCCCACGCGCCGGGCGCTCTACGCGGGCACCGTCGGCTACGTCGACGCCAGCGGCGACATGGACATGGCGATCGCGATCCGCACCGCCGTCCTGCACCAGGGGCGGGCGTACGTGCAGGCCGGGGCGGGGATCGTCGCCGACAGCGACGCCGCCACCGAGGAGGCGGAGACCCGCCACAAGGCACGCGCGGTGCTGTCGGCGATCGCGACGGCGGAGAGGCTCCGGGAGGTCCGGTGA
- the trpC gene encoding indole-3-glycerol phosphate synthase TrpC codes for MNVLDEIVAGVREDLAAREARTPLAEVKAAALDARPALDALAALRAPGVGVIAEVKRRSPSKGDLATIPDPAELAAQYADGGARVISVLTERRRFGGSHEDLDAVRAVVDVPVLCKDFVVTSYQVHEARAHGADVVLLIVAALEQNALVGLLERVESLGMTALVEVHTEAEADRALDAGASVIGVNARDLTTLHVDRSTFERIAPGLPSGVVKVAESGVRGPHDLISYAGAGADAVLVGEGLVTAGDARQAVADLVTAGSHPATPRTSR; via the coding sequence GTGAACGTGCTCGACGAGATCGTGGCCGGCGTGCGCGAGGACCTCGCCGCCCGCGAGGCCCGCACCCCGCTGGCCGAGGTGAAGGCCGCCGCCCTCGACGCCCGCCCGGCGCTCGACGCCCTGGCCGCCCTGCGCGCCCCCGGCGTCGGCGTGATCGCCGAGGTCAAGCGGCGCAGCCCGTCCAAGGGCGACCTCGCGACCATCCCCGACCCCGCCGAACTCGCCGCGCAGTACGCCGACGGCGGCGCGCGGGTGATCAGCGTCCTGACCGAGCGACGCCGGTTCGGCGGCTCGCACGAGGACCTCGACGCGGTCCGCGCGGTGGTCGACGTGCCCGTGCTCTGCAAGGACTTCGTCGTCACCAGCTACCAGGTGCACGAGGCGCGCGCCCACGGCGCCGACGTCGTGCTGCTGATCGTCGCCGCCCTCGAGCAGAACGCGCTGGTCGGCCTGCTCGAGCGGGTCGAGTCCCTCGGCATGACCGCGCTGGTCGAGGTGCACACCGAGGCCGAGGCCGACCGGGCGCTGGACGCCGGCGCGTCGGTGATCGGTGTCAACGCCCGCGACCTCACCACGCTGCACGTCGACCGCTCCACCTTCGAGCGGATCGCACCGGGCCTGCCCTCGGGCGTGGTCAAGGTGGCCGAGTCCGGAGTGCGTGGACCGCACGACCTCATCAGCTACGCCGGTGCCGGCGCCGACGCCGTCCTCGTCGGCGAGGGCCTGGTCACCGCCGGCGACGCCCGTCAGGCCGTCGCCGACCTGGTGACCGCCGGGTCGCACCCGGCCACGCCGCGCACGAGTCGCTGA
- a CDS encoding ABC transporter ATP-binding protein, which yields MTAADAVSLPADRRTEGALATLRRGLRMMPEFRRGLPVTFLLALLATAGRVVVPIAVQQVIDRGLASGEPDLGLITALIAACAAVVMITAVAVYRMNVRLFRTTETALAGLRVRAFRHVHDLSVLHQQGERRGSLVSRVTSDVDQLSVFMQWGGVLGLISLGQLVVATVVMAFYSWQLTLLVLVCFLPLGYAVRWFARRLAGAYGVVRERVGDVLGAVAESVVGAPTVRAYGVGGRTATRIDGAIDRHYRAQVNAQKVTAAVFVTGEFVAAVANAAVVVAGVLLGLAGEISAGTLVAFLFLVTLFVAPVQTASEVLNEAQNAVAGFRRVLDVIDTEPDVRDPALTGPGTVRELPPGPLGVRFEHVSFSYVPGGRRALDGVDLTLEPRRRVAIVGETGSGKTTFAKLVTRLMDPVEGRVLLGSDAGGWVPLDEVAFASLRTRVVMVPQDGFLFDATIAENVRYGRPGLGDREIATAFEELGLGAWLEGLEAGVTTPVGQRGESLSAGERQLVAVARAYVADPDLLVLDEATSAVDPATERALTRALDTLTTGRTTLTIAHRLSTAERADEVLVVDAGRVVQRGTHAELVDAEGPYARLHASWRRSSAGEPATAGRPSAPA from the coding sequence ATGACCGCCGCCGACGCGGTGAGCCTGCCCGCCGACCGCCGTACGGAGGGCGCGCTCGCCACCCTCCGCCGGGGGCTGCGGATGATGCCGGAGTTCCGCCGCGGGCTGCCGGTCACGTTCCTGCTGGCGCTGCTGGCCACCGCCGGTCGCGTGGTCGTCCCCATCGCCGTCCAGCAGGTCATCGACCGCGGCCTGGCGTCCGGCGAGCCGGACCTGGGGCTCATCACCGCGCTGATCGCGGCGTGCGCGGCCGTCGTGATGATCACCGCGGTCGCGGTCTACCGCATGAACGTGCGGCTGTTCCGCACGACCGAGACGGCGCTGGCCGGCCTGCGGGTGCGCGCGTTCCGGCACGTGCACGACCTCTCGGTGCTGCACCAGCAGGGCGAGCGCCGCGGGTCCCTCGTCTCACGGGTCACCAGCGACGTCGACCAGCTGTCGGTGTTCATGCAGTGGGGCGGCGTCCTCGGCCTGATCAGCCTCGGCCAGCTCGTCGTCGCCACCGTGGTCATGGCCTTCTACTCCTGGCAGCTCACGCTGCTGGTGCTCGTGTGCTTCCTGCCGCTCGGCTACGCCGTCCGCTGGTTCGCCAGGCGCCTGGCCGGCGCCTACGGCGTGGTCCGCGAGCGGGTCGGTGACGTGCTCGGTGCCGTGGCCGAGTCCGTGGTCGGCGCGCCGACCGTGCGCGCCTACGGCGTCGGGGGCCGGACGGCGACCCGCATCGACGGCGCGATCGACCGCCACTACCGCGCGCAGGTGAACGCCCAGAAGGTGACCGCTGCGGTGTTCGTGACCGGTGAGTTCGTGGCTGCCGTGGCCAACGCCGCGGTGGTCGTCGCCGGTGTGCTCCTCGGGCTGGCCGGCGAGATCTCCGCCGGCACGCTCGTGGCGTTCCTCTTCCTGGTCACGCTGTTCGTCGCGCCCGTCCAGACGGCGAGCGAGGTGCTCAACGAGGCGCAGAACGCCGTCGCCGGGTTCCGCCGGGTGCTCGACGTCATCGACACCGAGCCCGACGTCCGCGACCCGGCGCTGACCGGACCGGGGACGGTGCGGGAGCTGCCACCAGGACCGCTGGGCGTGCGCTTCGAGCACGTCTCGTTCAGCTACGTGCCCGGCGGCCGCAGGGCGCTCGACGGCGTCGACCTCACCCTCGAACCCCGGCGGCGGGTGGCGATCGTCGGCGAGACCGGCTCGGGCAAGACCACGTTCGCCAAGCTGGTCACCCGGCTGATGGACCCGGTCGAGGGCCGGGTCCTGCTCGGCTCCGATGCCGGAGGCTGGGTGCCGCTCGACGAGGTCGCGTTCGCCTCCCTGCGCACGCGGGTCGTCATGGTGCCTCAGGACGGCTTCCTCTTCGACGCCACGATCGCCGAGAACGTCCGGTACGGCCGTCCCGGACTGGGCGACCGCGAGATCGCCACGGCGTTCGAGGAGCTCGGCCTCGGTGCCTGGCTCGAGGGCCTGGAGGCCGGGGTCACGACGCCCGTCGGCCAGCGCGGGGAGTCGCTCTCGGCGGGGGAGCGGCAGCTGGTCGCGGTCGCCCGCGCCTACGTCGCCGACCCGGACCTGCTCGTGCTGGACGAGGCGACCAGCGCCGTCGACCCGGCGACCGAGCGTGCCCTGACCCGGGCGCTGGACACGCTGACCACCGGCCGGACGACGCTCACCATCGCCCACCGGCTCTCCACCGCCGAGCGGGCCGACGAGGTGCTCGTCGTCGACGCCGGCCGGGTCGTCCAGCGCGGCACCCACGCCGAGCTCGTCGACGCCGAGGGGCCCTACGCCCGGCTGCACGCGTCCTGGCGGCGCTCGTCGGCCGGCGAGCCGGCGACGGCCGGCCGCCCCAGCGCGCCCGCCTGA
- the hisI gene encoding phosphoribosyl-AMP cyclohydrolase, with amino-acid sequence MSAVPSLAPEVADLLRRDPAGLVAAVVQQHDTGEVLMLAWMDDEALHRTLTTGRATYWSRSRGEYWVKGETSGNRQWVREVRLDCDGDALLVLVDQEGPACHTGEHSCFHRRLTAEVTA; translated from the coding sequence ATGTCCGCAGTCCCGTCACTCGCTCCGGAGGTCGCCGACCTGCTGCGCCGCGACCCGGCCGGCCTGGTGGCCGCCGTCGTCCAGCAGCACGACACCGGCGAGGTGCTCATGCTCGCCTGGATGGACGACGAGGCGCTGCACCGGACGCTGACCACGGGGCGCGCGACGTACTGGTCGCGCAGCCGCGGGGAGTACTGGGTGAAGGGCGAGACCTCCGGCAACCGCCAGTGGGTGCGGGAGGTCCGGCTGGACTGCGACGGCGATGCGCTGCTCGTGCTCGTCGACCAGGAGGGTCCGGCCTGCCACACCGGCGAGCACAGCTGCTTCCACCGTCGGCTGACCGCGGAGGTGACCGCGTGA
- a CDS encoding FAD-binding dehydrogenase, with the protein MSTPNSNEADVVVVGAGLAGLVATAELADAGKRVVLLDQEPEASLGGQAFWSFGGLFLVDSPEQRRLRVHDSLELARQDWFGTAGFDRESDHWPRQWAEAYLQFAAGEKRSWLKEQGIGFFPVVGWAERGGYTAAGHGNSVPRFHIVWGTGPAIVEAFARRVRAAVEAGRVELRFRHRVHGLVVTGGAVTGVRGGVLEPSAVARGEASSRTEVGDFEVSAQAVVVTAGGIGGNHELVRRNWPARLGPAPQRLLSGVPAHVDGHMLEATEAAGASVVNSDRMWHYTEGIANHSPVWAHHGIRILPGPSSMWLDATGKRLPVPLFPGFDTLGTLAHIGTTGYEHTWFVATHKIVEKEFALSGSEQNPDLTGKDIRLLATRVKAGVAAPVQAFLDRGEDFVVAPTLPELVAA; encoded by the coding sequence GTGAGCACCCCGAACAGCAACGAAGCCGACGTCGTCGTGGTCGGGGCCGGGCTCGCCGGCCTGGTGGCCACCGCCGAGCTCGCCGATGCCGGCAAGCGGGTGGTCCTGCTCGACCAGGAGCCCGAGGCGTCGCTGGGCGGGCAGGCCTTCTGGTCCTTCGGCGGGCTGTTCCTCGTCGACTCGCCCGAGCAGCGGCGCCTCCGGGTGCACGACTCCCTCGAGCTCGCCCGGCAGGACTGGTTCGGCACCGCGGGCTTCGACCGCGAGTCCGACCACTGGCCGCGGCAGTGGGCCGAGGCCTACCTGCAGTTCGCCGCGGGGGAGAAGCGGTCCTGGCTCAAGGAGCAGGGCATCGGCTTCTTCCCCGTGGTCGGCTGGGCCGAGCGCGGCGGCTACACCGCGGCCGGGCACGGCAACTCGGTGCCGCGGTTCCACATCGTCTGGGGCACCGGGCCCGCCATCGTCGAGGCGTTCGCCCGGCGGGTGCGCGCCGCCGTCGAGGCCGGCCGGGTCGAGCTGCGGTTCCGCCACCGGGTGCACGGGCTGGTCGTCACCGGCGGCGCGGTCACCGGCGTCCGCGGCGGGGTGCTCGAGCCCAGCGCCGTCGCCCGCGGCGAGGCCAGCTCGCGCACCGAGGTCGGCGACTTCGAGGTCTCGGCCCAGGCCGTGGTCGTCACCGCCGGCGGCATCGGCGGCAACCACGAGCTCGTGCGCAGGAACTGGCCGGCCCGCCTGGGGCCGGCACCGCAGCGCCTGCTCTCCGGCGTGCCCGCCCACGTCGACGGTCACATGCTGGAGGCGACCGAGGCGGCCGGTGCCAGCGTGGTGAACAGCGACCGCATGTGGCACTACACCGAGGGCATCGCCAACCACTCCCCGGTGTGGGCCCACCACGGCATCCGGATCCTGCCCGGCCCCTCGTCGATGTGGCTCGACGCCACCGGCAAGCGGCTCCCGGTCCCGCTGTTCCCGGGATTCGACACCCTCGGCACGCTGGCCCACATCGGGACGACGGGCTACGAGCACACCTGGTTCGTCGCCACCCACAAGATCGTCGAGAAGGAGTTCGCGCTCTCCGGCTCGGAGCAGAACCCCGACCTGACCGGCAAGGACATCCGCCTGCTGGCCACCCGCGTGAAGGCCGGCGTCGCCGCGCCCGTGCAGGCGTTCCTCGACCGCGGCGAGGACTTCGTCGTCGCCCCGACCCTGCCGGAGCTCGTGGCGGCATGA
- a CDS encoding ABC transporter ATP-binding protein, with translation MARRRDAVVRRGLRHIRRAIVEQPGMFTAALLASSLYGAMTVASAWVIGEVTDRVLLPSFAEGATTAAALALASAAIIGVALLKILGILGRRLFAGIMSFRLQAEYRRRVTRQYLRLPLSWHQRHPTGQLLSNANSDVEAAWFFVAPLPFACGAIVMIVITVVALFLTDPLIALVGLVVFPLVFVVNVVYSQVMSPRMQRAQQLRAEVSEIAHESFDAALVVKTLGREASETERFGRRAEELRDGLVAVGRVRGLFDPLMEALPSLGTLAVLLIGAGRVADGSTDAGSLVSIAYLFTLLALPIRAIGWVLADLPRALAGFDRVTPVLDATGETPYGSEAAAPATGGAALGLAAVDFTFADTTRPTLSGVTFDVPAGSTVAVVGPTGSGKSTLAGLLVRLVDPTDGSVVLDGVDLRRLREGEVSGQAAFVAQGTFLFDDTVRGNITLDEPFSDDEVWAALRVAAAAQFVADLPDGLDTRIGERGATLSGGQRQRLALARAVVRRPRLLVLDDATSAVDPAVEARILDALQSREGPPSEQPTTVVVVAYRQATIALADEVVWLEQGRVLARGSHEQLLDEVPGYAALVRAYSQAEVAA, from the coding sequence GTGGCCCGCCGCCGAGACGCCGTGGTGCGGCGCGGTCTCCGACACATCCGGCGCGCGATCGTCGAACAGCCCGGCATGTTCACCGCCGCCCTGCTGGCCAGCAGCCTGTACGGGGCGATGACGGTTGCCAGCGCCTGGGTCATCGGCGAAGTCACCGACCGGGTGCTGCTGCCCTCGTTCGCCGAGGGCGCCACCACCGCCGCGGCCCTCGCGCTTGCCTCCGCCGCGATCATCGGGGTCGCGCTGCTCAAGATCCTCGGCATCCTCGGCCGCCGGCTCTTCGCCGGCATCATGAGCTTCCGGCTGCAGGCCGAGTACCGCCGCCGGGTCACCCGCCAGTACCTCCGGCTGCCGCTGTCCTGGCACCAGCGCCACCCGACCGGTCAGCTGCTGTCGAACGCCAACTCCGACGTCGAGGCGGCGTGGTTCTTCGTCGCGCCCCTGCCCTTCGCCTGCGGCGCCATCGTCATGATCGTCATCACCGTCGTGGCGCTCTTCCTCACCGATCCGTTGATCGCGCTGGTCGGGCTGGTGGTCTTCCCGCTGGTCTTCGTCGTCAACGTCGTCTACTCGCAGGTCATGAGCCCGCGCATGCAGCGGGCCCAGCAGCTGCGGGCCGAGGTCAGCGAGATCGCCCACGAGAGCTTCGACGCGGCGCTGGTGGTGAAGACCCTCGGCCGCGAGGCGTCGGAGACCGAGCGCTTCGGCCGGCGCGCCGAGGAGCTGCGCGACGGGCTGGTCGCCGTCGGCCGCGTCCGGGGCCTGTTCGACCCGCTGATGGAGGCGCTGCCCAGCCTCGGCACCCTCGCCGTCCTGCTGATCGGGGCGGGCCGGGTCGCCGACGGCAGCACCGACGCCGGCAGCCTCGTGTCCATCGCCTACCTGTTCACCCTGCTGGCGCTGCCGATCCGGGCCATCGGCTGGGTGCTGGCCGACCTCCCGCGGGCACTCGCCGGGTTCGACCGCGTCACCCCGGTGCTCGACGCCACCGGTGAGACGCCCTACGGTTCCGAGGCCGCCGCCCCGGCCACCGGCGGCGCCGCGCTGGGCCTGGCCGCCGTCGACTTCACCTTCGCCGACACCACCCGACCCACGCTGTCGGGCGTCACCTTCGACGTCCCCGCGGGGAGCACCGTCGCCGTCGTCGGCCCCACCGGCTCGGGCAAGTCGACCCTCGCCGGCCTGCTGGTCCGGCTGGTGGACCCGACCGACGGCTCGGTCGTGCTCGACGGCGTCGACCTGCGACGGCTGCGCGAGGGCGAGGTCAGCGGGCAGGCCGCCTTCGTCGCGCAGGGCACCTTCCTGTTCGACGACACCGTCCGCGGCAACATCACCCTCGACGAGCCCTTCAGCGACGACGAGGTGTGGGCGGCCCTGCGGGTCGCGGCGGCCGCCCAGTTCGTCGCCGACCTGCCCGACGGCCTCGACACCCGGATCGGCGAGCGCGGGGCGACCCTGTCGGGCGGTCAGCGGCAGCGCCTCGCGCTCGCCCGGGCCGTGGTCCGCCGTCCCCGGCTGCTCGTCCTGGACGACGCCACCAGCGCCGTCGACCCGGCGGTCGAGGCCCGGATCCTCGACGCCCTGCAGTCGAGAGAAGGGCCCCCCAGCGAGCAGCCGACCACCGTGGTCGTGGTCGCCTACCGCCAGGCCACGATCGCCCTCGCCGACGAGGTCGTCTGGCTCGAGCAGGGGCGCGTGCTCGCGCGCGGCAGCCACGAGCAGCTGCTCGACGAGGTCCCCGGCTACGCCGCGCTCGTGCGGGCGTACTCCCAGGCGGAGGTGGCCGCATGA